CGTTCGTCGAGCGGGCGACGATCTGGCTCGAGACGGACGACGGCACGTACGAGGTCGGCGGATGGGGGGCCCTGTTCGAGGAGATCGAGGGACGGCGGTTCGTCGTCGAGGCGATCGACTGATCGAATCGCCCGCGCCTCGAACCGCGTCCCCGGGGGGTCGTCACCCTACCCCTTCATGCCGCTCAGCGACATGCCCCGGATGAAGTAGTTCTGCGCGGCGAGGAACGCGACGATGACGGGTGCGACGATCACGACGGTCGCGGCCATCATCAGCCCCCACTTCGCGAAGTACTGGTTGCGCACCGCGAAGAGGGCGATCGGGAGCGTGTACATGTTCTGATCGGTCGCGATGATGAGCGGCCACTGGAAGTTCTTCCACGCCCCCATGAACGTGAAGATGCCGAGGGTCGCGAGCGCCGGCTTCGCCAGCGGGAGATACACCTTGTAGAACGTCTGTAGCTCGTTGCAGCCGTCGATCTTCGCCGCGTCCCCCAGCGCGCTGGGGAGGCTCTTGAAGTGCTGTCGGAGCAGGAAGATCCCGAAGGGGTTCGCGATGAGCGGCGCGACGAGCCCCTGGTACGTGTTGATCCACCCGAGTTTCGTGAGGATGAGGTAGACCGGGATCAGCGTCACCATCCCCGGGATCATCATCGTCGAGACGAACCCGAGAAAGAGCTTCTCGCGCCCCCAGAAGTCGATCTTCGCGAGGGCGTAGCCGGCGAGGCTGTCGAACGTGAGGTTGAACGCCGTGACCGCGCCGGCGAAGATCACCGTGTTGACGAACCAGCGGCCGATCAGCACGTCGTCGCGTTCCCAGAGGGTGACGAAGTGGTCGAGCGTCACGCCGTTCGGGACGAACGCGACCGTCGCCGCGGAGGGGTCAACGGAGATCGACGTCGACAGCGCCCACCAGAACGGCAGCGTCATCCAGAGCGCGCCCGCGGTCACCGCCCCGTACAGCAGCGCCGTCTTCGACCAGTACCCGGCCCCCGACCGGTCGTAGCCGGGGTACTCGTAGCTCGAGCGGGCCATCAGTAGTCGACCTCCTGCTGATCCCGGTGGCGGTACTGGTAGTAGCTGAACACGAAGATGATCAGGAAGAGGACGAACGCCATGGCCGCGGCGGCGCCCATCTCCCCCTCCTGGAAGGCCCGCTCGTAGATGAGCAGGACGATCGTCGTCGTCGCGTAGT
The window above is part of the Halomarina pelagica genome. Proteins encoded here:
- a CDS encoding carbohydrate ABC transporter permease; amino-acid sequence: MARSSYEYPGYDRSGAGYWSKTALLYGAVTAGALWMTLPFWWALSTSISVDPSAATVAFVPNGVTLDHFVTLWERDDVLIGRWFVNTVIFAGAVTAFNLTFDSLAGYALAKIDFWGREKLFLGFVSTMMIPGMVTLIPVYLILTKLGWINTYQGLVAPLIANPFGIFLLRQHFKSLPSALGDAAKIDGCNELQTFYKVYLPLAKPALATLGIFTFMGAWKNFQWPLIIATDQNMYTLPIALFAVRNQYFAKWGLMMAATVVIVAPVIVAFLAAQNYFIRGMSLSGMKG